The following nucleotide sequence is from Candidatus Omnitrophota bacterium.
TATTCTTATCATATTCTTTAAGAATCTCAGACTGCGCAATCACCTTGCCTCCTCTGTCTACTATTTGAACAATACGTCTTAAATAGACCTTAGATTCTGCAGGTTGAAATCTTCCATCACGATTACTATCATATCTTTTTTCTTCTCTTGTCGTAACGCGTGGTTCTTGTTTCATCCATTTAGGAAGCGCCTCTTCTCCGACCGTAACTTCAGCTCCTGATTCTTGCTGCCTTTCTTTCAAATAACGATTTCGCCGTTCCCAATCAATCAACCCAGCAAAAGAATCCAAGCAAAAAGCAAACACAAAAACGCAAAGCATTAACAAAATAAAAAACTTTCTTTTCATAATCCCTCCTTGAAAAATAAGCAACACTTCATCCTTCCAATCTTAGTGTTATTATATAATTTGCAGCTGTCTTGTCAATATCTTTAGCAAATTCTTGATAGTTTTTCTTAATAAAAACTTACTTCAGAATATATATTGATTGTTTCTGGCAAAATTTTTTTAAACAATATTCCTCGTCGGAACCTAAGGTGTTCTCTACTAAAGAAATTGGGAATTGCGCAGCAACAACACGCTTAATATCTTCTGATTTCTTTTGAATATTTGCAACAAACTCGCCATGCAATCTGTTTTGACGATAATCAGGATAAATTTTTGGTATTTTAAGATATTTTTCAATTAATGAAAGATTAAAATCATAAAGAATCGTTCCATGATGTAAAATAAATCGCCTTGCTCTTTTTTGTGCATTACCTGAAATCTTTTGATTTGTATTCTTTAATGCCACATCAGATATCGGTCGCCATTGCGCCAAAATTGCGAGGCTTTCTAGTGCTGCGGTTATTTTTCCTAAAATGAATTGATACGATCGACTGATCGTTTGAAGATCTGGATGAGAATCTTTTGACAAAATTAATGAAAAATTAAGACATCCTTTGCCTTGCAAAACAGTGCCTCCTCCGGAACTTCTACGCAAAATAGGAATGCAATTATTTTGCGCTACATCAACAAAAACATCGTCTTGAACTTTCGATATTTTTCCTAAAACAATAAATAATTGTTCTGATTCCCAAAATCGAAGCGTTTCTGGTGCTTTTTTTTGCTCAGCAAGCTCAAGCAAGACATCATCAAATAAAATATTTTCTTGCGGGTTTGAAAATGAAATATTTTTTAGGCGCATCTGCTTTATTTGTCCAGAAAATAATTGCAGGCAATATCTTTAGCTGCCTTCACTTCATCAGGCCTTGAAATCGGAGTTGTTTGCGGAAAATTTTTAAATTCTTCAGAATTGCTTTCAGCGAGTTGAGCCGATTCGATCATCGCTTCAATAAATTGATCCATCTCCTGCTTCGATTCAGTTTCAGTCGGTTCAATCATAATCGCTTCTTTAACAATAAGCGGAAAATATACCGTCGGAGGATGGAAATTCTTATCAATCAGAAACTTAGCGATATCAATAGCATGAACACCTTTTTTTTCCTGTCTTGAAGCTGAAAAAACGCATTCATGCATACATGTGCGATCAAAAGGAAGATCGTAATATTTTTTTAATCTTGCCATTATATAATTTGCATTTAAAACAGCATGATCACTCGTTTCGCACAAGCCCTCTTTGCCTAACATTAAAATATAAGCATAGGCTTTTAGAATCACTGAGAAATTTCCATAAAAAGGTGCAACATATCCAATGGAATCGGGATAATCATAATCAAGAGCGTATGTGTGGTCATTTCTTTTCACAACTCGGGATATAGGTAAGAACTTTGTTAAATTTTTTTTGACACCCACAGGACCAGAACCCGGGCCCCCACCACCATGTGGCGTTGCAAACGTTTTGTGCAAATTAACATGAACAACATCAAAGCCTAAATCACCTGGTCGCGCACGGCCTAAAAGCGCATTAAGATTTGCTCCATCATAATACATTAACCCATCTACTTGATGAACCAGATCTGCAATTTTATCAATATCAGAATTAAATATCCCCAATGTATTTGGCGACGTAAGCATGACACCCGCCAACTCATCAGTTATTTTTTCTTTAAGATCTTTTAAACTTAAAACACCATTTTTGTCCGTCGCCACTGAAACAATGT
It contains:
- a CDS encoding lipoate--protein ligase family protein, whose product is MRLKNISFSNPQENILFDDVLLELAEQKKAPETLRFWESEQLFIVLGKISKVQDDVFVDVAQNNCIPILRRSSGGGTVLQGKGCLNFSLILSKDSHPDLQTISRSYQFILGKITAALESLAILAQWRPISDVALKNTNQKISGNAQKRARRFILHHGTILYDFNLSLIEKYLKIPKIYPDYRQNRLHGEFVANIQKKSEDIKRVVAAQFPISLVENTLGSDEEYCLKKFCQKQSIYILK
- the gcvPB gene encoding aminomethyl-transferring glycine dehydrogenase subunit GcvPB, giving the protein MQLIFEKSVPERKGFQVPKSDVSITTTIPDAYIRKTDCLWPEVSELDVVRHFTRLSNLNYSLDANFYPLGSCTMKYNPKFTEKAASIKGFANLHPLLPQLDGSLVQGALEVLYEMDRLLSEITGMDDFTMQPLAGAHGELTGVMLIAAYHRAKSNKKKYIIVPDSAHGTNPASAAIAGYDIVSVATDKNGVLSLKDLKEKITDELAGVMLTSPNTLGIFNSDIDKIADLVHQVDGLMYYDGANLNALLGRARPGDLGFDVVHVNLHKTFATPHGGGGPGSGPVGVKKNLTKFLPISRVVKRNDHTYALDYDYPDSIGYVAPFYGNFSVILKAYAYILMLGKEGLCETSDHAVLNANYIMARLKKYYDLPFDRTCMHECVFSASRQEKKGVHAIDIAKFLIDKNFHPPTVYFPLIVKEAIMIEPTETESKQEMDQFIEAMIESAQLAESNSEEFKNFPQTTPISRPDEVKAAKDIACNYFLDK